From a single Corynebacterium kroppenstedtii DSM 44385 genomic region:
- the sepX gene encoding divisome protein SepX/GlpR, producing the protein MSSSLLIVLIVVLWLAVLAPLLLRNQGPVRRTSKALKETRVLYRGGSGSVASSGRLTKHVRRRSASPDVETEPTEDEYRLLDEDDVHFRAYDDRDAVYSGDSVHHGESDADDASVRDARSEAHSGENAGEYVEGDNTRDDEDVVVGELEPEDSDQSFAASSVVADDVDDAVTEPVDDAEFEEFVDDTDDTEDEASGSAGEAKDDQTASGEKSSVPVGVVDGDVIMDSSGAVQGVPELESAEAASSQDRGSRRGSRPVSVDKESADDVLTGEGRTSIVYGRDFGSDDAVAKDREKFPDAYDRPEDVVDYRDGDPAFEHAYDFADESDDEREERREAQRRSSTMLFEDGLDALSDEELEELARSEYDDIAVTDEDRAYVDRRRGRGVYDPELAERNARRRFTQRKRVLFGLAAVTVVLLVLGFAFGGAMWAGAVVGAVATGVYLAFLRKQAIEEQRLAARRLRRMRRARMGVRNAEDDHDDRAVSSRLRRPAGTVIETNDTDPELAELEYVDAADYFGVEEPDDMQDDGDYIDRQYDRYETDGNGRASVTHIRRVG; encoded by the coding sequence GTGTCGAGTTCCCTCTTGATCGTTCTTATTGTGGTGCTGTGGCTTGCTGTTCTGGCGCCACTACTTTTGCGAAACCAGGGGCCAGTGCGTCGTACGTCGAAGGCGTTGAAGGAAACGCGCGTTCTGTACCGTGGTGGGTCTGGGTCGGTGGCGTCCTCTGGTCGGTTGACGAAGCATGTGCGACGTCGGTCTGCCTCACCCGATGTGGAAACCGAGCCTACCGAGGACGAGTACCGCTTGTTGGACGAGGATGACGTGCACTTCCGCGCGTACGATGACCGCGACGCTGTGTATTCCGGTGACTCTGTGCATCATGGTGAGTCCGACGCTGACGATGCTTCGGTGCGGGATGCTCGTTCGGAGGCCCACTCTGGGGAGAATGCCGGGGAGTATGTCGAGGGGGATAACACTCGCGACGACGAAGACGTCGTGGTGGGGGAGTTGGAGCCTGAGGATTCTGACCAGTCGTTTGCTGCCTCGTCTGTTGTGGCTGATGACGTCGATGACGCTGTGACAGAACCGGTCGACGATGCCGAGTTTGAAGAGTTCGTCGATGACACCGACGACACCGAGGATGAAGCCTCCGGATCGGCCGGTGAGGCGAAGGACGATCAAACAGCATCGGGCGAGAAATCGAGTGTCCCAGTGGGCGTTGTCGATGGTGACGTCATTATGGATTCTTCCGGGGCGGTCCAGGGTGTTCCTGAGCTGGAGTCTGCGGAGGCGGCTTCGTCTCAGGATCGCGGTTCTCGACGGGGCAGTCGACCGGTTTCCGTGGACAAGGAATCGGCTGATGATGTGCTCACCGGTGAAGGCCGCACCTCAATCGTGTATGGCCGTGATTTCGGATCCGACGACGCCGTGGCGAAGGATAGGGAGAAGTTCCCGGATGCCTATGATCGCCCGGAGGATGTCGTGGATTATCGCGATGGTGACCCGGCATTTGAGCACGCGTACGACTTTGCCGATGAATCAGACGACGAGCGCGAGGAGCGTCGTGAAGCTCAACGGCGCTCAAGCACCATGCTTTTCGAGGACGGGCTGGATGCTTTATCGGACGAAGAGCTCGAGGAACTTGCGCGCTCTGAATACGACGACATCGCGGTGACGGATGAGGATCGGGCGTATGTGGACCGTCGGCGTGGTCGGGGCGTGTACGACCCTGAGCTCGCCGAGCGGAATGCCCGGCGGCGGTTTACCCAGCGTAAGCGTGTGCTCTTCGGCTTGGCTGCGGTGACGGTTGTTCTGTTGGTCCTCGGCTTTGCGTTCGGTGGTGCTATGTGGGCCGGAGCTGTTGTCGGCGCTGTCGCTACCGGTGTGTACCTAGCGTTCTTGCGGAAGCAGGCCATTGAGGAGCAGCGCCTGGCGGCTCGTCGTCTGCGCCGGATGCGGCGTGCCCGGATGGGTGTCCGGAACGCCGAAGATGATCATGATGATCGGGCTGTGTCGTCGCGGTTACGTCGACCAGCTGGCACTGTTATTGAAACGAATGACACCGATCCGGAGTTGGCTGAGCTGGAGTACGTGGACGCTGCTGATTACTTCGGTGTTGAGGAACCGGATGACATGCAGGACGACGGCGATTACATCGACCGCCAGTATGACCGCTACGAGACAGACGGTAATGGGCGAGCAAGCGTGACGCACATCCGTCGTGTGGGGTAG
- a CDS encoding NAD-dependent epimerase/dehydratase family protein, with translation MPTAKAGVTNVFSAAIDAGVKKIVMTSSAAAVFPGRADTHRTIDETFWTDIDDKLVTNYMRSKVVAERTAWDIIGKQAGTKLVTILPGAIFGPFMNGRRSSTELLFTSILRGAPSPKATYQAVDVRDLADLHILAMLDDRADGERFIAQPGEITMPQMARLLKDRLGEQGHKISTMTVPDFVIKVGARFNSAMAVMNTLIGMEHHYDTSKAQRLLGWGPRPIEDTVIDAATYTLENRAED, from the coding sequence ATTCCAACCGCAAAAGCTGGAGTAACCAACGTTTTCAGTGCCGCCATTGATGCGGGTGTCAAGAAAATCGTCATGACCTCCTCGGCAGCAGCGGTCTTCCCTGGCCGTGCGGATACGCACCGCACCATCGACGAAACCTTCTGGACTGATATCGATGACAAGCTCGTTACTAACTACATGCGATCCAAGGTTGTGGCGGAGAGAACCGCATGGGACATCATTGGCAAGCAGGCGGGAACAAAGCTCGTCACGATCCTTCCCGGAGCAATTTTCGGGCCGTTCATGAACGGGCGACGGTCCAGCACCGAGCTATTGTTCACGTCGATTTTGCGCGGTGCACCGAGTCCGAAGGCTACGTACCAGGCGGTTGACGTCCGTGATCTGGCCGATCTGCACATTCTTGCAATGCTCGACGATCGAGCTGACGGGGAGCGTTTTATCGCCCAGCCGGGCGAAATCACAATGCCCCAGATGGCGCGGCTACTCAAGGATCGTCTTGGGGAACAGGGCCACAAGATTAGTACGATGACCGTCCCCGATTTTGTTATCAAGGTTGGCGCTCGGTTCAATTCCGCAATGGCCGTAATGAATACGCTGATCGGCATGGAGCACCACTATGACACCAGCAAAGCGCAACGGCTGCTTGGGTGGGGTCCACGGCCCATTGAAGACACCGTTATTGATGCCGCCACATACACGCTAGAGAATAGGGCGGAAGACTAG
- a CDS encoding MFS transporter, with translation MGHFPSNQLAWAIATPVTRLVVTTITMVAVVGTAAVGESYAAGGLISGSYAAGEAAGAIWLTHKMKQVAIGRELRTICLVGAMLLLAAGAILWFIPSLWLGAALAILVLGAISSPIPGVLRSSATQMTSSSQRILAIDNVVNQICWVLGPILGVVLVHQTNTVIAYVSLALLLLGAAVVAPLAIPSNYRHESGEGGKASFRPIAVPVVASGVIMAVTASFDTLVPGLLTHWFGSDEKASFVLALLALGSVVASSVFGIKKSWPKPEVLAMISTVFMIALLATVGSVQSYSILLGVAVLIGVVQAPSMVLRQVIVSDLVSHKRRASAFSLLYAAGGIGYSLAAAVTPWTADMLSARWGSAVTAGACLAILGWAVCLQRKQTPSE, from the coding sequence ATGGGACATTTTCCGAGCAATCAACTCGCATGGGCGATAGCAACGCCGGTTACGCGGCTAGTCGTAACCACCATCACAATGGTGGCCGTGGTTGGAACGGCAGCGGTAGGAGAAAGCTATGCTGCTGGAGGACTGATTTCTGGTAGCTATGCCGCGGGAGAAGCAGCTGGGGCAATATGGCTCACCCATAAGATGAAACAAGTTGCGATTGGTCGCGAATTAAGAACAATTTGCCTTGTCGGGGCCATGCTACTGCTTGCAGCTGGGGCAATACTGTGGTTCATCCCCTCTTTATGGCTGGGTGCCGCTTTAGCCATCCTTGTCCTTGGGGCGATTTCATCACCAATACCAGGTGTTCTTAGGTCCTCTGCCACTCAAATGACAAGCAGTTCCCAGCGGATACTCGCGATTGACAATGTCGTGAACCAAATATGTTGGGTTCTGGGGCCAATCCTGGGTGTCGTGCTGGTTCACCAAACGAATACGGTAATTGCATACGTTTCCTTAGCGCTGTTATTGCTTGGAGCAGCAGTAGTGGCCCCTCTTGCAATTCCCAGCAATTATCGCCATGAGTCTGGAGAGGGTGGAAAAGCATCATTCCGTCCCATCGCAGTTCCAGTTGTCGCGTCTGGTGTGATCATGGCTGTCACTGCCTCCTTCGACACACTGGTTCCTGGCCTTTTGACCCACTGGTTTGGGTCAGATGAGAAAGCAAGTTTTGTCTTAGCTTTATTGGCCTTGGGTAGCGTTGTTGCTTCGTCGGTTTTCGGCATCAAGAAGTCGTGGCCGAAGCCCGAAGTACTTGCGATGATTTCAACAGTGTTCATGATTGCCCTTTTAGCGACGGTAGGAAGCGTCCAGTCTTACTCAATCCTGCTAGGCGTTGCAGTGCTCATAGGGGTTGTTCAGGCGCCATCCATGGTCTTAAGGCAAGTAATCGTATCTGATTTAGTCTCGCACAAACGTAGGGCGTCCGCCTTTTCCCTGCTATACGCGGCCGGAGGCATTGGCTACTCGCTCGCGGCGGCCGTGACCCCTTGGACCGCCGATATGCTCTCAGCCCGCTGGGGATCGGCAGTAACTGCTGGGGCATGCCTCGCCATCCTTGGATGGGCTGTTTGTCTTCAAAGAAAGCAGACACCATCTGAGTGA
- a CDS encoding type 1 glutamine amidotransferase domain-containing protein has protein sequence MAKKAVIIATDFGVEEPEIISPRDALSSAGIDVTIASNSGNDIQTVTGDKDWASTVKADTTLDKISADDYDLVVLPGGTVNADTLRIDTEAQRILNEFASAHKPVGAICHAPWALIDAGLTEGKTMTSYQSIRTDLKNAGAHWVDEEVFRCPGNDWVLITSRNPHDLPAFTKALTDELS, from the coding sequence ATGGCAAAGAAAGCAGTCATCATCGCAACTGATTTCGGCGTCGAAGAGCCAGAAATTATCTCACCACGCGACGCCTTATCGTCGGCAGGCATTGATGTCACCATCGCTTCCAACTCGGGCAACGACATTCAAACCGTGACGGGCGACAAAGACTGGGCATCCACCGTCAAAGCCGACACGACCCTCGACAAAATCAGTGCCGACGATTACGACCTGGTTGTTCTCCCCGGAGGAACCGTCAACGCCGACACCCTCCGCATCGATACGGAGGCGCAGCGCATCCTTAACGAGTTCGCCTCGGCCCACAAGCCGGTCGGCGCTATTTGCCACGCGCCGTGGGCGCTTATCGACGCCGGACTGACCGAGGGCAAGACCATGACGTCCTACCAGTCCATTCGCACGGATCTCAAGAACGCGGGTGCTCACTGGGTGGACGAAGAGGTCTTCCGTTGCCCCGGAAATGACTGGGTGTTGATCACCTCACGCAACCCGCATGACCTGCCGGCCTTCACCAAGGCACTCACCGACGAGCTGTCTTAA
- a CDS encoding DUF805 domain-containing protein has protein sequence MTDMQPFPSQNDTQQYGTATPGRYHGPDDAPEYNGEPPLSQPFYGASLPAAVKRFVTRVLRFKGRSSRSEYWWVQLVLFLIYAVISAVAISAGVDPDDVTNPVGLASAVFSAIIFVPTLSLTWRRLHDAGFAGPWWFITFTVIAAPVLLIMTIFPSRPEKMKEKWDDKENLSSAV, from the coding sequence ATGACTGATATGCAGCCATTCCCATCGCAGAACGACACCCAACAATACGGAACCGCTACTCCAGGTAGATACCACGGCCCCGATGATGCCCCTGAGTACAACGGTGAGCCACCATTGTCGCAGCCCTTCTACGGCGCAAGTTTGCCTGCAGCCGTCAAGAGATTCGTCACCAGAGTCCTTCGGTTCAAAGGACGCTCCTCAAGGTCCGAATACTGGTGGGTTCAGTTGGTCTTGTTCCTTATTTACGCTGTGATTTCCGCAGTAGCGATTAGTGCTGGTGTGGATCCGGATGATGTGACCAATCCAGTGGGACTCGCCAGCGCTGTCTTTAGTGCGATTATTTTCGTGCCCACTCTTTCGCTCACATGGCGACGCTTGCATGATGCTGGCTTTGCCGGGCCGTGGTGGTTCATTACCTTTACGGTTATCGCTGCTCCCGTGCTCCTCATCATGACGATCTTTCCGTCGAGGCCCGAGAAGATGAAAGAAAAGTGGGACGACAAAGAAAATCTTTCATCTGCCGTCTAA
- a CDS encoding MFS transporter, whose protein sequence is MADELTGTTFEQSTTERGRELLARMDRFPAWPLRKRDFFVIGIAYFFVFYDISDIGFAMPAIDEQMNLGQDMSLFVALAVGLVGYIIGSLLAGWLSDAKGRKVSFIGSLVFSGAGSLLCGFSFTVWDLSLWRFLTGMGVGAALNLASTYVGEIAPANQRGKLSVATFMVGIIGQAITPFVALALVPNFHTGWRWLFFIGALVGVFGVLFALALPESPRWLISQWRCDDAEKIIEKMETNFTDEQLRKGQKIREEFRKEVEKEEERQDRSLGLTGTDSAPSLTEGKYLRTAIVMALMWFLWYIGNYGFLGDAPDLISSHGENIAGSILYLAIGAIGYPTGALIMIFISDKFERKYLIFVCTLVWAAGMLCIATMASSFMVTLGSFLASMALGSYLQMGYTFTAESFPTTLRARGFSIADGCGHLGGAVGSLLLPFVVNKTSFFAGFAMIALTGVAAGLLALTGPKSSSRSLEDI, encoded by the coding sequence ATGGCTGATGAACTAACTGGCACCACATTCGAACAATCCACTACCGAACGCGGTCGTGAGCTCTTGGCCCGCATGGATCGCTTCCCTGCGTGGCCACTGCGCAAGCGTGATTTCTTCGTTATCGGTATCGCATACTTCTTCGTTTTTTATGACATCAGCGATATCGGCTTCGCCATGCCGGCCATCGACGAGCAAATGAATCTGGGCCAGGACATGTCCTTGTTCGTGGCCCTTGCCGTCGGTCTCGTGGGCTACATTATTGGTTCGCTGCTCGCTGGCTGGCTTTCCGACGCAAAGGGACGGAAAGTCTCTTTCATCGGTTCCCTCGTTTTCTCTGGAGCGGGATCTCTCCTCTGCGGGTTCTCCTTCACCGTGTGGGATCTTTCGCTCTGGCGCTTCTTGACTGGCATGGGCGTGGGAGCAGCGCTGAACCTAGCGTCCACCTACGTCGGCGAAATTGCACCGGCTAACCAGCGCGGCAAGCTTTCCGTCGCTACCTTTATGGTCGGAATTATTGGCCAGGCAATCACACCGTTCGTTGCTCTGGCATTGGTTCCGAACTTCCACACCGGATGGCGCTGGCTATTCTTCATCGGCGCACTTGTCGGCGTCTTCGGTGTTCTCTTTGCCCTGGCCCTCCCCGAGTCGCCCAGGTGGTTAATTTCCCAATGGCGCTGCGATGATGCTGAAAAGATCATCGAGAAGATGGAAACGAACTTCACCGATGAGCAGCTGCGTAAAGGGCAGAAGATTCGCGAGGAATTCCGGAAAGAGGTTGAAAAAGAAGAAGAGAGGCAGGATCGCTCTCTTGGGCTCACCGGGACAGACAGCGCCCCGTCGCTTACTGAAGGAAAGTACCTGCGCACGGCCATTGTTATGGCTCTGATGTGGTTCCTGTGGTACATCGGCAACTACGGCTTCTTGGGTGACGCCCCCGACCTTATTTCGTCGCACGGCGAGAACATTGCCGGGTCGATTCTGTACCTCGCCATCGGTGCTATCGGCTACCCGACCGGCGCGCTCATCATGATCTTTATCTCCGATAAATTCGAGCGCAAGTACCTCATCTTTGTTTGTACGCTGGTGTGGGCAGCCGGAATGCTGTGCATCGCAACGATGGCAAGCTCCTTCATGGTGACGCTTGGTTCATTCCTGGCGTCCATGGCATTGGGATCCTACCTACAGATGGGCTACACCTTCACCGCAGAATCCTTCCCGACGACGTTACGTGCGCGCGGGTTCTCCATCGCGGATGGTTGTGGTCACCTCGGTGGCGCGGTTGGTTCGCTCCTACTGCCCTTCGTTGTTAACAAGACGTCATTCTTCGCTGGCTTTGCGATGATTGCGTTGACTGGTGTCGCCGCCGGATTGCTGGCATTGACAGGGCCAAAGTCATCGTCGAGGTCGTTGGAAGACATTTAA
- a CDS encoding alpha/beta hydrolase-fold protein: protein MTDHHDGWWSFTVTAPSDLCGSYYIMPAEAVPDEIVETPRHDDPHQQIDFPARWKALMTLMVVDPRAQIPPLRSRRSSHPAPDTDHPYHVKSSGIVRLDDALPEPGWDAVDISDAPADNTTAGFTPYTWHSSSEFFQDRHVWVRTPVGNQSDNYRRRPWLLILLDGQDWYGAHTGFDYALRALETSGSIPEVTAVAVETTDSTERGQNRLRDLGCNPAWRRALQDDLIPAVTRNYDIADPYVIVAGQSLGGLCATDCVIESPEAFHAAIGCSPSFWFPTRQGPRLPGPLGGLIAEKLQHRATVAALAQNDSRFFFDVGTGEGLMESHARAVVEELERAHIRCHFDISTHGHDPAAWRGALTRGLSFMAAQ, encoded by the coding sequence ATGACGGATCACCACGATGGGTGGTGGTCATTCACGGTGACCGCACCGTCGGATCTCTGCGGCTCCTACTACATCATGCCTGCAGAAGCGGTTCCCGACGAGATCGTGGAGACTCCCCGTCACGACGATCCTCATCAACAGATCGATTTTCCGGCGCGCTGGAAAGCCCTCATGACACTCATGGTGGTCGATCCGCGCGCCCAGATACCTCCCCTACGATCACGACGATCGTCACATCCCGCACCCGATACTGACCACCCGTACCACGTGAAGTCATCCGGGATTGTTCGGCTCGATGACGCCTTGCCGGAGCCTGGTTGGGACGCAGTGGACATATCCGACGCCCCTGCCGACAACACGACGGCCGGGTTTACCCCTTACACATGGCACTCATCGTCGGAGTTTTTCCAGGACAGACATGTGTGGGTGCGGACTCCCGTCGGCAATCAAAGCGATAATTATCGCCGTCGACCGTGGCTGCTCATTCTTCTCGACGGGCAAGATTGGTACGGGGCGCACACCGGTTTTGATTATGCACTCCGCGCGCTCGAGACCAGCGGCAGCATTCCCGAGGTCACGGCGGTAGCCGTCGAAACGACAGATTCCACAGAGCGCGGACAGAACCGCCTCCGCGATCTTGGCTGCAATCCCGCCTGGAGGCGTGCGCTCCAGGACGACCTCATCCCCGCCGTCACGCGCAACTATGACATTGCCGACCCTTACGTCATTGTTGCTGGCCAGAGCCTTGGCGGGCTATGCGCCACCGACTGCGTCATTGAAAGCCCCGAAGCGTTCCATGCCGCTATCGGGTGTTCACCATCATTCTGGTTTCCAACGCGACAGGGGCCGCGGCTGCCCGGCCCACTTGGCGGACTCATCGCGGAGAAGCTCCAGCACCGCGCCACTGTGGCAGCACTCGCGCAGAATGATTCACGGTTCTTTTTCGACGTGGGAACCGGTGAAGGGTTGATGGAGTCCCATGCGCGTGCGGTCGTCGAGGAGCTGGAACGAGCCCACATTCGCTGCCACTTCGATATATCCACACATGGGCACGATCCTGCAGCGTGGCGGGGTGCCCTGACACGCGGGCTCTCCTTCATGGCGGCGCAGTAG
- the fepB gene encoding Fe2+-enterobactin ABC transporter substrate-binding protein, with amino-acid sequence MSRFRSPHRLRSVRAVVASTLAVSLIMGTAACSRNEDSTQSSSDTASSSSSESGQSSSAQANETWPRTVATDHGEVKIPAKPKKVVSAAVTLTGSLLAIGAPVVASAGGQKGTPLTDDNGFFTQWSQVADKEHVKVLDLNPSAESILAEKPDLVVMSSTGQDATPDLYEQISEAVPTVMIDYSDKDWQDIATMLGKATGLEKKTSNVIKKFDDTVTKARDEIKKPAQPVTPLVYTPQNKSARVWTKESAQGKLLTKLGFTLADVPESARGANSMGQRSDVYVVSAENLPTAATGKTAFLFAADDKAVDAYKSNPVLADTPAVKNKSVYSMGTDTFRMDYYSSLAMIDRLEDLFD; translated from the coding sequence GTGTCCCGTTTCAGGTCTCCCCATCGCTTGCGCTCAGTGCGGGCGGTTGTAGCGTCAACACTCGCCGTATCACTCATCATGGGTACAGCCGCATGCTCGCGCAATGAGGATTCAACCCAGTCGTCATCGGATACGGCCTCTTCTTCATCTTCTGAATCAGGTCAGAGCTCATCCGCACAGGCCAACGAAACGTGGCCACGCACGGTGGCCACCGATCACGGAGAAGTCAAGATCCCGGCCAAGCCGAAGAAAGTCGTCTCTGCTGCGGTGACGCTGACCGGTTCCTTGCTCGCCATTGGTGCGCCGGTCGTGGCGTCGGCAGGCGGACAAAAGGGAACGCCTCTCACCGATGACAACGGCTTCTTCACTCAGTGGTCCCAGGTTGCGGACAAAGAGCATGTGAAGGTCCTGGATCTCAACCCCTCGGCGGAGTCCATCCTTGCTGAAAAACCTGACCTGGTTGTGATGTCCTCGACTGGCCAGGACGCAACGCCTGACCTCTATGAACAGATTTCAGAGGCTGTCCCCACAGTGATGATCGACTACTCCGACAAAGACTGGCAAGATATCGCCACAATGCTCGGGAAAGCGACAGGCCTAGAGAAGAAAACCTCTAACGTCATTAAGAAGTTTGATGACACCGTGACTAAAGCTCGTGATGAGATCAAGAAGCCTGCGCAACCGGTCACGCCGTTGGTGTATACCCCGCAAAACAAGTCGGCACGTGTGTGGACAAAGGAGTCTGCACAGGGCAAGTTGCTCACCAAGCTAGGGTTCACCCTTGCCGACGTTCCAGAAAGTGCACGCGGAGCAAATTCGATGGGCCAGCGGTCTGACGTTTATGTCGTCTCCGCTGAGAATCTGCCGACGGCGGCTACCGGCAAGACGGCATTCCTCTTCGCAGCGGATGATAAAGCCGTGGATGCATATAAGAGCAATCCAGTTCTGGCTGATACCCCCGCCGTAAAGAACAAGTCCGTGTATTCCATGGGCACTGACACATTCCGGATGGATTACTACAGCTCACTGGCCATGATTGACCGTTTAGAGGACCTGTTCGATTAA
- a CDS encoding response regulator transcription factor: MKIVIADDSALLREGVAGLVEKRGYEVIAKPTTATELLDAVTSLGDDHGLPDLLITDVRMPPDMREDGLRAALQLRERFPSLSIMVLSQYVAPAYARELFTPGTSHGAGTGYLLKDRIGKVKDFLESITIVAQGGVVIDPDVATALMKSGRSGLRLLTAREREVMELMARGKSNAEIAQDLFLSGAAVAKHVSNIFLKLNLEPGEDNRRVRAILEYLTETTGLI, translated from the coding sequence ATGAAAATTGTCATCGCCGACGATTCCGCCTTGTTGCGCGAAGGCGTCGCAGGGTTAGTTGAAAAACGCGGATATGAGGTTATTGCGAAGCCGACGACTGCCACGGAATTACTCGACGCCGTGACAAGCCTCGGTGACGATCACGGTTTACCCGATCTCCTCATTACCGACGTGCGTATGCCTCCTGACATGCGCGAGGATGGTTTACGGGCTGCCCTTCAGCTGCGCGAGCGCTTTCCGTCGTTAAGCATCATGGTGCTCTCCCAATACGTGGCTCCTGCTTATGCTCGTGAGCTCTTCACGCCTGGAACCTCCCACGGCGCGGGCACGGGCTACTTGCTGAAAGATCGGATTGGGAAGGTCAAAGACTTCCTGGAGTCCATTACGATTGTCGCGCAGGGCGGAGTAGTCATCGATCCGGATGTTGCGACAGCGTTGATGAAGTCCGGCAGATCAGGTTTGCGGCTACTCACCGCGCGCGAACGTGAAGTGATGGAACTCATGGCGCGCGGAAAATCCAATGCCGAAATAGCGCAGGACCTGTTCCTTTCTGGCGCTGCGGTGGCGAAACATGTGTCCAATATTTTCCTAAAGCTCAATCTCGAACCGGGTGAAGATAACCGCCGAGTGCGGGCGATTTTGGAGTATTTAACGGAGACGACGGGGCTGATCTGA
- a CDS encoding sensor histidine kinase yields the protein MALSAWQRLSHHLRPRNRFAGSRSHESVAAERINELTASRRAIADAYEVERRRIENDLHDGAQQYFVAASLKLGEAELEAENGSAELQRLLEETRSHLDDGLHALRRTVHGIHPQVLRDQGLYAAVQEIAESYGSNIAVHCPHPLPELQPSVLASAYFFCAECLTNAAKYAPGAPVTVLLVSDQDLRISIVDEGDGGARLGPGLSGMRERLAAFGGSMQLNSPIGGPTTVIASIPVMLNRGQSGYPTADSPSAAAASTTTTVSATSAGSASATSGRNVNQVGEDS from the coding sequence ATGGCATTATCAGCCTGGCAACGATTATCGCACCACTTACGGCCCCGGAACCGGTTCGCTGGTTCGCGGTCGCATGAAAGTGTGGCCGCCGAGCGCATCAACGAGTTGACGGCGTCGCGCCGGGCCATTGCCGATGCCTACGAGGTGGAGCGCCGTCGCATAGAAAATGACCTTCACGACGGGGCTCAGCAGTATTTTGTGGCCGCGTCTCTTAAGCTCGGGGAAGCCGAACTTGAGGCAGAGAATGGGAGCGCGGAGCTACAGCGGCTCCTTGAGGAGACGCGCTCGCACCTTGACGATGGGCTTCATGCTCTCCGCCGCACGGTCCACGGTATTCACCCGCAAGTGCTGCGCGACCAGGGCTTATACGCTGCCGTTCAGGAGATAGCCGAATCATACGGCTCGAATATCGCCGTGCATTGCCCGCATCCACTCCCCGAGCTCCAGCCCAGTGTGCTGGCGTCAGCCTATTTCTTCTGCGCTGAGTGCCTGACCAATGCCGCAAAATACGCTCCCGGCGCGCCGGTCACCGTCCTTTTGGTCTCTGACCAGGATTTACGGATTTCTATTGTCGACGAGGGGGACGGCGGAGCTCGCTTGGGCCCGGGATTATCTGGAATGCGTGAGCGTTTGGCTGCCTTCGGAGGTTCCATGCAGCTGAACTCCCCGATTGGTGGGCCGACGACGGTGATTGCGTCGATTCCCGTCATGCTCAACCGCGGGCAGAGCGGATATCCCACGGCCGACTCCCCTAGTGCTGCGGCTGCTTCTACGACTACTACCGTGTCGGCTACTTCCGCGGGGTCTGCTTCCGCGACATCCGGTCGGAATGTGAACCAGGTTGGTGAGGATTCATAA
- a CDS encoding ABC transporter ATP-binding protein, whose translation MKDHNAQQSQRRSSQYSLVVHDITKSFASTPVLTGISLEIGQGESVAVMGPSGSGKSTLLHCMSGVLVPDDGEIRYGDTVVSRLNDAKRSALRLREFGFVFQDGQLLPELTAQENVALPAILQGTSRRRAYADAADMLKRLGLGKLIRRRPGKMSGGQAQRVAIARAIAAKPAIIFADEPTGALDQSTGHEVMQQLIAITEQAGSTLVMVTHDQSVANWCQRRIEIRDGIIHDDRMLSGAVS comes from the coding sequence ATGAAAGATCACAACGCGCAACAGAGCCAGCGACGCTCCTCGCAGTATTCGCTGGTTGTCCACGACATCACGAAATCGTTTGCTTCAACCCCAGTGTTGACGGGTATCTCCTTGGAGATCGGCCAGGGTGAATCCGTTGCGGTTATGGGTCCGTCGGGCTCGGGCAAGTCCACTCTTTTGCATTGCATGTCCGGCGTGCTTGTTCCGGACGACGGTGAAATCCGGTACGGCGATACCGTCGTTTCACGGCTGAATGATGCGAAAAGGTCGGCGCTCCGGCTGCGCGAATTCGGGTTTGTGTTCCAAGACGGGCAACTCCTTCCGGAGCTCACGGCTCAGGAAAACGTGGCTCTTCCGGCGATTTTGCAGGGCACGTCTCGTAGGCGAGCGTATGCCGACGCCGCCGACATGTTGAAGCGCCTGGGGCTAGGCAAGCTGATCCGTCGTCGACCAGGGAAAATGTCTGGCGGCCAGGCACAACGCGTCGCCATCGCCCGAGCCATCGCGGCTAAACCGGCCATTATTTTTGCCGACGAGCCGACGGGCGCTCTCGACCAATCGACCGGCCACGAAGTCATGCAGCAGCTGATCGCGATCACCGAGCAGGCGGGCTCCACGTTGGTGATGGTGACTCACGATCAAAGTGTCGCGAATTGGTGTCAGCGTCGGATTGAAATTCGTGATGGCATCATTCATGACGATCGTATGTTGTCCGGGGCGGTGAGCTAA